One Micromonospora sp. WMMD1120 genomic region harbors:
- a CDS encoding Imm1 family immunity protein, whose amino-acid sequence MNEFEEQVDSARWTAEDRVEATRRGDASSVDLSGLMLTALPDSLGELTTLTELNLAGNRLGALPEWLTGFTGLTELNLTANQLTELPDWVGNLSTLTRLDLGGNRLAALPETLGGLTALTELFVWGNQLAALPESIGALTALTDLFVGGNELTALPDSLGKLSSLTRLGLSGNRFAALPESLRNLTALTWLDLAGNRLTALPDWVGDLTALTRLDLTGNQLSSLPGSLGNLTTLNRLLLTDNRLTALPESLGDLTHLDRLDVAGNPFTAPPAWLGRPRPGTQPTNAPLRAWHDDTNTVVNDAADLDTLFDRVRSGGVSLSTEDDERRLFVDLAGDQSALVWEDEEDIMISWGPVPSGAPAGQTAADAEYAYDDPWFTESEDDEAPLPITVEQARQAAHEFLRTGRRPTCVQWVEKP is encoded by the coding sequence GTGAACGAGTTCGAGGAGCAGGTGGATTCGGCGCGCTGGACCGCGGAGGACCGGGTCGAGGCAACACGCCGTGGTGACGCGTCATCGGTGGACCTGAGTGGGCTGATGCTGACGGCCCTGCCCGACTCGCTGGGGGAGCTGACCACCCTCACCGAGCTGAACCTGGCCGGCAACCGACTCGGCGCCCTACCGGAATGGCTGACCGGGTTCACCGGGCTCACCGAACTGAACCTGACCGCCAACCAGCTCACCGAGCTGCCGGACTGGGTGGGCAACCTCAGCACCCTCACCCGGCTCGACCTGGGCGGCAACCGGCTGGCGGCGCTGCCCGAGACACTGGGCGGGCTGACCGCCCTCACCGAGCTGTTCGTGTGGGGTAACCAGCTCGCGGCGCTACCGGAGTCCATCGGCGCGTTGACCGCGCTGACCGACCTGTTCGTCGGCGGCAACGAGCTCACCGCGCTACCGGACTCGCTGGGGAAACTCAGCTCCCTCACCCGGCTCGGCCTCTCCGGTAACCGATTCGCGGCGCTGCCCGAGTCGCTGCGCAACCTGACCGCTCTCACCTGGCTGGATCTGGCCGGTAACCGGCTCACCGCGTTGCCCGACTGGGTGGGTGACCTCACCGCTCTCACCCGGCTGGACCTGACCGGCAACCAGCTCTCGTCGCTGCCCGGGTCGCTGGGCAACCTCACCACCCTCAACCGGCTGTTGCTGACCGACAACCGGCTCACCGCGCTGCCCGAGTCGCTGGGCGACCTCACCCACCTCGACCGGCTGGACGTGGCCGGGAACCCGTTCACCGCGCCGCCGGCCTGGCTGGGCAGGCCCCGCCCCGGGACGCAGCCGACGAACGCGCCGCTGCGGGCCTGGCACGACGACACCAACACCGTCGTGAACGACGCCGCCGACCTCGACACCCTTTTTGATCGGGTACGGTCCGGCGGCGTCTCGCTCAGCACCGAGGACGACGAGCGGCGTCTCTTCGTCGACCTGGCCGGCGACCAGTCCGCGCTGGTGTGGGAGGACGAGGAAGACATCATGATCAGCTGGGGGCCGGTGCCATCGGGCGCCCCTGCCGGTCAAACCGCGGCCGACGCCGAGTACGCGTACGACGACCCGTGGTTCACCGAGTCGGAGGACGACGAAGCGCCGCTTCCCATCACCGTGGAGCAGGCCCGGCAGGCGGCGCACGAGTTCCTGCGCACCGGCCGGCGCCCCACCTGTGTCCAGTGGGTCGAGAAGCCGTAG
- a CDS encoding glycosyltransferase family 39 protein, with protein sequence MSAAGPLLVALPVVAVLLLTVATRPRSADPVAPLRLAVVRAVLLGGAYAVLVVEVLGAARALTRPAFAVAWLLLLVAAGTAAVLRRRSALPARPSATAPRPVPVGAALSGGGGRTPAPVLDGGQPGPAPTRAGALAVALDAWRTAGRGERLLAGTVAGLVLVELLVALLAEPNNFDSQTYHLPKVEHWVAQGDLDFWPTAIHRQVTIPPGAEYLLLHLRLFTGGDHLHNLVQWAAGVVCLLVAARITAQLGGGRRAQLLTAFLLATTPMVVLQATSTQTDLVCAAWVGCAATLVLDGLRRPTGWGTVLGLGAATGLTAVTKTSGLIAVGPLLVLWGVAQLRLALTARPTPGRPTDDADEDRRSGPVGGLARTVAGSVLILLVAAVVVGPFLARVTADFGHPLGPPRLRESIPMERHDPASIVVNALRIGHTAFDTPLEPLRRAGAEAIISGADAIGVDPQDRAITFGRELFPEPAWYPDEDRVAFPLTGALAVVGLVFALARPRQVEPDRAGSLRAYAGVVLVAVLLHTAMIKWQPWGNRLLLYAVVLAVPLAGLWLDALFRRRAGDAARGRRSVATLTAVAVLAGSALAGVLALSYGFPRRLVGTGSVFTTADWDTRFLRRPQWADEFRWAAAAVQASGARRIGLVQQNDNWEYPWWLLLRRPDGGSPDLVALQSVLPERPPADPSSVDAIVCTGSRPACAKLVPAGWRLEFDGYVGYALPPGR encoded by the coding sequence ATGTCGGCTGCCGGCCCCCTGCTCGTGGCGCTTCCCGTCGTCGCGGTGCTCCTACTCACCGTCGCGACGAGACCCCGTTCGGCTGACCCGGTGGCACCGCTGCGGCTCGCCGTGGTACGCGCCGTCCTACTCGGCGGGGCGTACGCGGTGCTCGTCGTCGAGGTGCTCGGCGCGGCGCGCGCGCTGACCCGGCCGGCCTTCGCCGTCGCCTGGCTGCTCCTCCTGGTCGCCGCCGGGACGGCCGCCGTGCTGCGGCGGCGGTCGGCGCTGCCGGCGCGACCGTCGGCCACCGCACCCCGACCCGTGCCGGTCGGCGCCGCGCTCTCCGGCGGCGGCGGCCGGACCCCCGCCCCGGTCCTCGACGGCGGTCAGCCCGGCCCCGCGCCGACCCGGGCGGGCGCGCTCGCCGTGGCCCTCGACGCCTGGCGTACGGCGGGACGGGGCGAGCGGCTCCTCGCCGGCACCGTCGCCGGGCTGGTGCTGGTGGAGCTGCTCGTCGCGCTGCTGGCAGAGCCGAACAACTTCGACTCGCAGACGTACCACCTGCCGAAGGTGGAGCACTGGGTCGCCCAGGGTGACCTGGACTTCTGGCCGACCGCCATCCACCGGCAGGTGACCATCCCGCCCGGCGCCGAGTACCTGCTGCTGCACCTGCGCCTGTTCACCGGCGGGGACCACCTGCACAACCTGGTGCAGTGGGCGGCGGGGGTGGTGTGCCTGCTGGTGGCCGCCCGGATCACCGCGCAGCTCGGCGGCGGCCGGCGGGCCCAACTGCTCACCGCGTTCCTGCTGGCGACCACGCCGATGGTGGTGCTCCAGGCGACCAGCACGCAGACCGACCTGGTCTGCGCGGCGTGGGTGGGCTGCGCGGCGACCCTCGTGCTGGACGGGCTGCGTCGACCGACCGGGTGGGGCACCGTGCTCGGTCTCGGCGCGGCCACCGGTCTGACGGCGGTGACCAAGACCAGCGGCCTGATCGCTGTCGGCCCGCTGCTGGTGCTCTGGGGGGTGGCGCAGCTCCGGCTGGCGCTGACCGCGCGCCCCACGCCGGGCCGACCCACCGACGACGCTGACGAGGATCGGCGGTCGGGGCCGGTCGGCGGGCTGGCCCGGACGGTCGCCGGCTCGGTGCTGATCCTGCTGGTGGCGGCGGTGGTGGTCGGCCCGTTCCTGGCCCGGGTGACAGCCGATTTCGGGCATCCGCTGGGGCCGCCCCGGCTGCGCGAGTCCATCCCGATGGAACGGCACGACCCCGCCTCGATAGTGGTCAACGCGCTGCGGATCGGGCACACCGCGTTCGACACGCCGCTGGAACCGCTGCGCCGGGCGGGCGCGGAGGCGATCATCAGCGGCGCCGACGCGATCGGGGTCGACCCGCAGGACCGGGCGATCACCTTCGGCCGGGAACTGTTCCCCGAGCCCGCCTGGTATCCGGACGAGGACCGGGTGGCGTTCCCACTGACCGGCGCGCTGGCGGTGGTCGGCCTGGTGTTCGCGCTCGCCCGCCCCCGGCAGGTCGAGCCCGACCGGGCCGGGTCGCTGCGGGCGTACGCCGGTGTGGTGCTCGTCGCCGTGCTGCTGCACACCGCGATGATCAAGTGGCAGCCGTGGGGCAACCGCCTGCTGCTCTACGCGGTGGTGCTCGCCGTGCCACTGGCCGGACTCTGGCTGGACGCGTTGTTCCGCCGTCGAGCCGGCGACGCCGCTCGGGGACGCCGGTCGGTGGCCACCCTGACGGCCGTCGCCGTGCTGGCCGGCTCGGCGCTGGCCGGGGTGCTCGCGCTGTCGTACGGCTTCCCGCGTCGGCTGGTCGGCACCGGCTCGGTCTTCACCACAGCGGACTGGGACACCCGGTTCCTGCGCCGCCCGCAGTGGGCGGACGAGTTCCGCTGGGCCGCGGCGGCGGTCCAGGCCAGCGGCGCGCGACGGATCGGGCTGGTGCAGCAGAACGACAACTGGGAGTACCCGTGGTGGCTGCTGCTGCGGCGGCCCGACGGCGGTTCACCGGACCTGGTGGCGCTCCAGTCGGTGCTGCCGGAACGGCCACCGGCCGACCCGTCGTCGGTGGACGCGATCGTCTGCACGGGCAGCAGGCCGGCGTGCGCCAAACTCGTGCCGGCCGGTTGGCGGTTGGAGTTCGACGGCTACGTCGGCTACGCGCTCCCGCCGGGACGCTGA
- a CDS encoding transketolase, whose amino-acid sequence MTTTLTTDSGPRLPGLIRRLTGDEKHAPSAHSTLDVLQVLYDRVLRISPETVDDPERDRFLLSKGHGPAAYYAVLAAHGFLPEAWLDDLAGPDSRLGHHPDRLLVPGVEIGSGSLGHGLGLAVGTALGLRAQGLDKPRVYVLLGDAELDEGANHEAMAYAGATGLDTLTAIVVDNSSATYGWPGGIASRFTVNGWSAETVDGRDHEALHRALTGHRPARPHVVVARIEGKG is encoded by the coding sequence ATGACGACCACACTGACCACCGACAGCGGTCCTCGGCTCCCCGGCCTGATCCGGCGGCTGACCGGCGACGAGAAGCACGCGCCGAGCGCCCACTCCACCCTCGACGTGCTCCAGGTCCTCTACGACCGGGTGTTGCGGATCAGTCCGGAGACCGTCGACGACCCGGAGCGGGACCGGTTCCTGCTCTCCAAGGGCCACGGGCCGGCCGCCTACTACGCGGTGCTCGCCGCGCACGGTTTCCTCCCGGAAGCCTGGCTCGACGACCTCGCCGGACCGGACAGCCGACTCGGCCACCACCCGGACCGACTGCTGGTGCCCGGGGTCGAGATCGGCTCCGGCTCGCTCGGCCACGGACTCGGCCTGGCCGTCGGGACCGCCCTCGGCCTGCGGGCCCAGGGCCTGGACAAACCCCGGGTGTACGTGTTGCTCGGCGACGCCGAACTGGACGAGGGCGCCAACCACGAGGCGATGGCGTACGCGGGAGCGACCGGCCTGGACACCCTCACCGCGATCGTCGTCGACAACTCGTCGGCGACGTACGGCTGGCCGGGCGGCATCGCCAGCCGCTTCACGGTGAACGGCTGGTCCGCCGAGACCGTCGACGGCCGGGACCACGAGGCTCTGCACCGGGCGCTCACCGGGCACCGACCGGCGCGACCGCACGTGGTGGTCGCCCGGATCGAGGGGAAGGGCTGA
- a CDS encoding transketolase — translation MRTTFIDTTTALLDEDPRTALVLADISASQFAQAAHRHPDRVLNVGIREQLMIGVAGGLALTGLRPIAHSYATFLVDRAYEQIKLDLDHQGVGAVLVSVGASYDGSAEGRTHQSPGDVALFDSLGDGWTVRAPGHPDEVPALLRDAVRTDEPVYLRLTEQRNRVAHPDADRLLVLRRGGTNAPLVVAVGPMLDPTLAATEGMDVTVAYTHTPRPFDTAGLRALTGTDVVLVEPYLAGTSSAVVSRALADRPHRLLALGVGQTDLRRYGSPADHTRWHGLDADGLRRSIGAFLGSVGG, via the coding sequence ATGCGTACCACCTTCATCGACACCACCACAGCGCTTCTCGACGAGGACCCGCGTACCGCCCTCGTGCTGGCCGACATCTCGGCGAGCCAGTTCGCCCAGGCGGCGCACCGGCACCCGGACCGGGTGCTCAACGTCGGCATCCGGGAGCAACTGATGATCGGGGTCGCCGGCGGACTCGCCCTGACCGGCCTGCGCCCGATCGCGCACTCGTACGCGACGTTCCTCGTGGACCGGGCGTACGAGCAGATCAAGTTGGATCTGGACCACCAGGGCGTCGGCGCGGTCCTGGTCAGCGTCGGCGCGTCGTACGACGGGTCGGCGGAGGGCCGCACCCACCAGTCGCCGGGGGACGTGGCGCTCTTCGACTCGCTCGGCGACGGCTGGACGGTGCGGGCGCCCGGACACCCGGACGAGGTCCCCGCGCTGCTCCGCGACGCGGTGCGCACCGACGAGCCGGTCTACCTGCGGCTCACCGAGCAGCGGAACCGGGTGGCCCATCCGGACGCCGACCGGTTACTGGTGCTCCGGCGGGGTGGCACGAACGCGCCGCTGGTGGTGGCGGTCGGGCCGATGCTCGACCCCACGCTGGCGGCGACCGAGGGGATGGACGTGACGGTCGCGTACACCCACACCCCGAGGCCGTTCGACACCGCCGGTCTGCGGGCGCTCACCGGTACCGACGTGGTGCTCGTCGAGCCGTACCTGGCGGGAACGTCGAGCGCTGTCGTCAGCCGGGCGCTGGCGGACCGGCCGCACCGGCTGCTCGCGCTCGGGGTGGGTCAGACCGACCTGCGCCGGTACGGCTCCCCGGCCGACCACACCCGGTGGCACGGTCTGGACGCCGACGGTCTACGCCGGTCGATCGGCGCGTTCCTGGGGTCAGTTGGCGGCTGA
- a CDS encoding class I SAM-dependent methyltransferase — MAEITGDQRVQSEVLEGLATAVNHRRWFIELAVPYLGDNPIEIGSGLGDYALEWSERLPRFTATEADPDRLVQLKERLADRPNIDVRQMLLPHDDQGDYSAAVSYNVLEHIEDHVGALSSMRDLVRPGGAVIIIVPAFQFAMGPADIATGHVRRYTKKTLAAAMTEAGLTVEKIHYANALGLIGYFMATKVFRLMPKEGPMVKVYDTVVLPATKAAEQLVRPPFGQSVFAVARVPA; from the coding sequence ATGGCAGAAATCACTGGGGATCAGCGCGTGCAGTCCGAGGTGCTGGAAGGCCTGGCGACTGCTGTCAACCATCGCCGCTGGTTCATCGAACTGGCCGTGCCGTATCTGGGCGACAACCCGATCGAGATCGGCAGCGGCCTCGGCGACTACGCGCTGGAGTGGTCCGAGCGGTTGCCCCGGTTCACCGCCACCGAGGCCGACCCGGACCGGCTGGTGCAGCTCAAGGAGCGCCTCGCGGACCGTCCGAACATCGACGTCCGGCAGATGCTGCTGCCGCACGACGACCAGGGCGACTACAGCGCCGCGGTCTCGTACAACGTCCTGGAGCACATCGAGGACCACGTCGGCGCGCTGAGCAGCATGCGCGACCTGGTGCGTCCCGGCGGCGCCGTGATCATCATCGTGCCGGCGTTCCAGTTCGCGATGGGCCCGGCCGACATCGCCACCGGCCACGTCCGCCGCTACACCAAGAAGACCCTCGCCGCCGCGATGACCGAGGCCGGCCTGACCGTCGAGAAGATCCACTACGCCAACGCGCTCGGGTTGATCGGCTACTTCATGGCCACCAAGGTCTTCCGGCTGATGCCGAAGGAGGGCCCCATGGTCAAGGTGTACGACACCGTCGTCCTACCCGCCACCAAGGCCGCCGAACAGCTCGTCCGCCCCCCGTTCGGCCAGTCCGTCTTCGCAGTAGCCCGAGTCCCCGCCTAA
- a CDS encoding NAD(P)H-quinone oxidoreductase: protein MRAITIPQPGGPDALVWAEVPDPEPGPDEVIVDVRATAVNRADLLQRQGHYPPPPGASAYPGLECSGVITVVGADVAGWAVGQQVCALLAGGGYAERVAVPAGQLLPVPACDPVDAAALPEVACTVWSNLIQVARLRAGERLLVHGGGSGIGTFAVQFAAALGATVLTTARAEKHARLRELGAAHPIDYREQDFVEEVQRVTDGRGVDVILDIMGGSYLGRNVAALATGGRLVVIGMQGGRRAELDLGALLTKRASVMATSLRSRPLAEKAEIVQGVRDEVWPLVEAGRIRPIVDRRLPMTEAAEAHRLVESNDHFGKVLLTRPPDAATAVS, encoded by the coding sequence ATGCGAGCCATCACCATCCCGCAGCCCGGTGGACCCGACGCGCTGGTCTGGGCCGAGGTGCCCGACCCCGAGCCGGGCCCGGACGAGGTGATCGTGGACGTGCGGGCCACCGCTGTGAACCGTGCTGACCTGCTGCAACGGCAGGGGCACTATCCGCCACCGCCGGGCGCCTCGGCGTACCCCGGGTTGGAGTGCTCCGGGGTGATCACGGTGGTCGGCGCGGACGTCGCCGGGTGGGCAGTGGGGCAGCAGGTCTGCGCGCTGCTGGCCGGCGGCGGGTACGCGGAGCGGGTGGCGGTCCCGGCCGGGCAGTTGCTGCCGGTGCCGGCCTGCGACCCGGTCGACGCGGCGGCCCTGCCCGAGGTGGCCTGTACGGTCTGGTCGAACCTGATCCAGGTGGCGCGGCTCCGCGCGGGCGAGCGGCTGCTGGTGCACGGCGGCGGCAGCGGGATCGGCACCTTCGCCGTCCAGTTCGCGGCGGCCCTCGGCGCGACGGTCCTGACCACCGCCCGTGCGGAGAAGCACGCCCGGTTGCGCGAGCTGGGCGCGGCGCACCCGATCGACTACCGGGAGCAGGACTTCGTCGAGGAGGTCCAGCGGGTCACCGACGGTCGCGGAGTCGATGTCATCCTCGACATCATGGGCGGCTCCTACCTCGGTCGCAACGTGGCCGCGCTGGCTACCGGCGGGCGGCTGGTGGTGATCGGGATGCAGGGTGGGCGCAGGGCCGAGTTGGATCTCGGCGCGCTGTTGACCAAGCGGGCGAGCGTCATGGCGACGTCGCTGCGCTCCCGACCGCTCGCGGAGAAGGCGGAGATCGTCCAGGGCGTACGGGACGAGGTCTGGCCTTTGGTCGAGGCCGGCAGGATCCGCCCGATCGTGGACCGGCGGCTGCCGATGACCGAGGCCGCCGAGGCGCACCGGCTGGTCGAGTCGAACGACCACTTCGGCAAGGTGCTGCTCACCCGCCCGCCGGACGCGGCGACGGCGGTCAGCTGA
- the soxR gene encoding redox-sensitive transcriptional activator SoxR, whose protein sequence is MQDSLTIGELSVRSGVAPSALRYYERLGLIRADRTGGNQRRYARAELRRVAFIRISQQVGISLDEIRAALDSLPDARTPSPQDWARLSASWRGRLEEKIRLLTRLRDDLDGCIGCGCLSLQRCALNNPGDALGGEGPGARLVLPRPAEDAALSPPALS, encoded by the coding sequence ATGCAGGATTCACTGACGATCGGTGAGCTGTCCGTCCGCTCCGGGGTGGCGCCGTCGGCGCTGCGCTACTACGAGCGACTCGGATTGATCCGCGCCGACCGCACCGGCGGCAACCAACGCCGCTACGCCCGCGCCGAGCTGCGCCGGGTCGCCTTCATCCGCATCTCCCAGCAGGTCGGCATCTCGCTCGACGAGATCCGGGCCGCCCTCGACTCGCTTCCCGACGCGCGCACGCCCAGTCCGCAGGACTGGGCGCGGCTCTCCGCGAGCTGGCGGGGTCGGCTGGAGGAGAAGATCCGGCTGCTCACCCGGCTCCGCGACGACCTGGACGGCTGCATCGGCTGCGGCTGCCTCTCCCTCCAGCGCTGCGCGCTCAACAACCCGGGAGACGCGCTCGGCGGGGAGGGGCCGGGCGCCCGTCTGGTGCTGCCCCGACCCGCGGAGGACGCCGCGCTGTCGCCACCGGCGCTCAGCTGA
- a CDS encoding IucA/IucC family C-terminal-domain containing protein — MPRREVTATPFAPVTAALRAMFGTDDLPGLARGLLVDDEFGWAPASTLIDGTRLPELLRNAAVRWGGTPHACAALAWKSYSYWTALPVVLGWASARRVPLAGPDDVLIHFEDHRQLLTLGLRSGTAVAVLPNDPLALAGLPQVRVVADEAELLAALRASLLDAHLSPLIAAIQSEVRVGARTLLGSVASGIAHGLLRAADNLPGPTTQNIETLLGALDLADLIELVPGANGEPTVQRRTCCLAFTLPRPKVCQGCCVR, encoded by the coding sequence ATGCCGAGGCGGGAGGTGACCGCCACTCCGTTCGCCCCCGTCACCGCCGCCCTGCGGGCCATGTTCGGCACCGACGACCTGCCCGGACTCGCCCGGGGCCTGCTGGTCGACGACGAGTTCGGCTGGGCCCCCGCCAGCACCCTGATCGACGGCACCCGGCTGCCGGAGCTGCTGCGCAACGCCGCCGTCCGCTGGGGCGGCACCCCGCACGCCTGTGCGGCGCTGGCCTGGAAGTCGTACAGCTACTGGACGGCGCTGCCGGTCGTGCTCGGCTGGGCCTCCGCGCGGCGGGTGCCGCTCGCCGGCCCGGACGACGTGCTGATCCACTTCGAGGACCACCGGCAGCTGCTGACCCTGGGCCTGCGCTCCGGCACCGCCGTGGCGGTGCTGCCGAACGACCCGCTCGCGCTCGCCGGCCTGCCGCAGGTGCGGGTCGTGGCCGACGAGGCGGAGCTGCTGGCCGCGTTGCGCGCGTCACTGCTCGATGCCCACCTGTCGCCGCTCATCGCGGCCATCCAGTCCGAGGTCCGGGTGGGCGCCCGGACGCTGCTCGGCTCGGTCGCCTCCGGCATCGCGCACGGCCTGCTGCGGGCGGCCGACAACCTGCCCGGCCCGACCACGCAGAACATCGAGACGCTGCTCGGCGCGCTCGACCTGGCCGACCTGATCGAGCTGGTGCCCGGCGCGAACGGCGAGCCGACGGTGCAGCGGCGCACCTGCTGCCTCGCCTTCACCCTGCCCCGACCGAAGGTCTGCCAGGGCTGCTGCGTCCGGTAG
- a CDS encoding YbhB/YbcL family Raf kinase inhibitor-like protein, which produces MTLERPIAPDPYELLPTLPAFTLTSDDVQNGEPMDARHAHGSTGGDNVSPQLTWSDFPAETKSFAVTCYDPDAPTGSGFWHWVLVNVPATVTQLPTGAGGAAGTDLGGAFSVRNDYGDQGYGGAAPPPGDRPHRYVFAVHALDVERLDLTPDASPAYVGFNLTFHTLARAVIRPTYQIKE; this is translated from the coding sequence ATGACCCTGGAACGACCGATCGCCCCGGACCCGTACGAGCTGCTGCCGACGCTGCCCGCGTTCACGCTGACCAGTGACGACGTGCAGAACGGCGAGCCGATGGATGCCCGGCACGCGCACGGCAGCACCGGCGGCGACAACGTCTCGCCGCAGCTGACCTGGTCGGATTTCCCCGCCGAGACGAAGAGCTTCGCGGTGACCTGCTACGACCCCGACGCGCCGACCGGCAGCGGGTTCTGGCACTGGGTGCTGGTGAACGTGCCGGCCACTGTCACGCAGTTGCCCACCGGCGCCGGCGGCGCTGCGGGCACCGACCTCGGTGGGGCCTTCTCGGTCCGCAACGACTACGGCGATCAGGGGTACGGCGGGGCGGCTCCGCCGCCCGGGGACCGCCCGCACCGGTACGTTTTCGCGGTGCACGCCCTGGACGTCGAGCGCCTGGACCTGACGCCGGACGCCAGTCCTGCCTACGTCGGCTTCAACCTGACGTTCCACACCCTGGCCCGAGCGGTGATCCGCCCGACCTACCAGATCAAGGAGTAA
- a CDS encoding glycosyltransferase family 2 protein, giving the protein MKLSILMPVYNEEERIADALKQALAVDYPCEVELVVVDDGSRDGTGEILGRADDARLRVITHQRNAGKGAAIKTAVDSAEGDYMVILDADLEYDPQDIPKLLDPVLDGRATVVYGNRTFGSHSAYSFWYVMGNKGVTMAANVLFNSYIGDLETCFKLMPVELYRSLQVRSRGFGMEAEVTGKLLRRRIRPYEVPISYRARGREEGKKITWKDGVEAIWILGRERARRRPAASAAN; this is encoded by the coding sequence GTGAAGCTCTCGATCCTCATGCCGGTCTACAACGAGGAAGAACGCATCGCGGATGCCCTGAAGCAGGCCCTCGCGGTGGACTACCCGTGTGAGGTCGAGCTGGTCGTCGTCGACGACGGCAGCCGGGACGGCACCGGTGAGATCCTCGGCCGTGCCGACGACGCGCGACTGCGGGTCATCACCCACCAGCGCAACGCCGGCAAGGGCGCCGCCATCAAGACGGCCGTCGACAGCGCCGAGGGCGACTACATGGTCATTCTCGACGCCGACCTCGAGTACGACCCGCAGGACATCCCCAAGCTGCTCGACCCGGTGCTCGACGGGCGGGCCACTGTCGTCTACGGCAATCGCACCTTCGGCAGCCACAGCGCCTACAGCTTCTGGTACGTGATGGGCAACAAGGGCGTCACGATGGCGGCCAACGTGCTGTTCAACTCGTACATCGGCGACCTGGAGACCTGCTTCAAGCTGATGCCGGTGGAGCTGTACCGGTCGCTCCAGGTCCGGTCCCGCGGGTTCGGCATGGAGGCCGAGGTGACCGGCAAGCTGCTGCGCCGCCGCATCCGCCCGTACGAGGTGCCGATCAGCTACCGGGCGCGGGGCCGGGAAGAGGGCAAGAAGATCACCTGGAAGGACGGCGTCGAGGCGATCTGGATCCTCGGTCGCGAGCGCGCCCGCCGCCGTCCCGCCGCCTCAGCCGCCAACTGA